Proteins encoded by one window of Epinephelus moara isolate mb chromosome 18, YSFRI_EMoa_1.0, whole genome shotgun sequence:
- the tmem150b gene encoding modulator of macroautophagy TMEM150B, giving the protein MWLWAMLPISLAVFGTSGIWTVFALSVRNGSVNLTEGFPYISYCGTHNPQSCLFAQICNICAVLALWIVVIRFQQIKDYGQHGKANIASIVLGFISATAISILGNFQQSVVRSVHLFGAFVAFFVGLAYFWVQLFLTYRAQPSQGRFWVGPVRATCCTLCTSLVIAMTVLANTGYVSGAAVCEWALVMVFFFLFGLFAAEFRHIDCHHLTIQKQALGSSPALIEVNNYVVNTVS; this is encoded by the exons ATGTGGCTGTGGGCAATGCTCCCTATCTCTCTGGCTGTCTTCGGCACTTCAGGGATTTGGACTGT GTTTGCTCTATCTGTAAGAAATGGATCAGTCAACCTCACAGAAGGATTCCCTTACATCAG TTACTGTGGCACCCACAACCCTCAGAGCTGTCTCTTCGCCCAGATCTGCAACATCTGCGCTGTTTTAG CCCTGTGGATCGTGGTGATCCGTTTCCAGCAGATTAAGGACTACGGTCAGCATGGAAAGGCCAACATAGCCAGCATTGTTTTGGGATTCATCTCTGCCACAGCAATCTCCATCCTTGGCAACTTCCAG CAATCAGTCGTAAGGAGTGTTCACCTGTTTGGAGCGTTCGTGGCTTTCTTTGTCGGCCTGGCCTACTTCTGGGTGCAGCTGTTTCTAACCTACAGGGCTCAGCCGTCTCAGGGCCGATTCTGGGTCGGGCCTGTCAGGGCAACCTGCTGCACCCTCTGTACCAGCCTGGTCATCGCTA TGACTGTTCTCGCCAATACAGGCTATGTCTCTGGGGCTGCTGTGTGCGAATGGGCCCTGGTCATGGTATTCTTCTTCCTGTTTGGACTTTTTGCAGCTGAGTTCAGACACATCGACTGCCACCACCTCACCATACAGAAACAGGCTCTTGGGAGCAGCCCTGCCTTAATAGAAGTGAACAATTATGTTGTTAATACAGttagctga